From the Kineococcus rhizosphaerae genome, one window contains:
- a CDS encoding sulfurtransferase, whose product MSTTTSATAGVQPDTSDPKFAAYAHPDRVVSTSWLAENLGREGLVVVESDEDVLLYDTGHIPGAVKVDWHTELNDQVTRDYVDGVRFAELLSRKGIGRDDTIVVYGDKNNWWAAYALWVFSLFGHADVRLLDGGRAAWVAEGREVTTDVVERTPTQYPVVERDDASIRAFLPDVREHLGGQLIDVRSPGEYSGQLTNIPDYPQEGTVRGGHVPGAANVPWAQAAAEDGRFKDRAALEALYTTGGAQLDPTRPTIAYCRIGERSSHTWFVLTHLLGLPEVRNYDGSWTEWGNAVRVPIALGTEPGRVTR is encoded by the coding sequence ATGTCCACGACCACCTCCGCCACCGCCGGCGTCCAGCCCGACACGAGCGATCCCAAGTTCGCCGCCTACGCCCACCCCGACCGCGTCGTCAGCACCTCCTGGCTGGCCGAGAACCTCGGGCGGGAGGGTCTCGTCGTCGTCGAGAGCGACGAGGACGTCCTGCTGTACGACACCGGTCACATCCCTGGCGCCGTGAAGGTCGACTGGCACACCGAGCTCAACGACCAGGTGACCCGCGACTACGTCGACGGTGTGCGTTTCGCCGAGCTGCTGTCGCGCAAGGGGATCGGTCGCGACGACACGATCGTCGTGTACGGCGACAAGAACAACTGGTGGGCCGCCTACGCGCTGTGGGTCTTCAGCCTGTTCGGGCACGCCGACGTCCGGCTGCTCGACGGTGGCCGAGCGGCCTGGGTGGCCGAGGGGCGCGAGGTCACGACCGACGTCGTCGAGCGCACCCCGACGCAGTACCCCGTCGTCGAGCGCGACGACGCCTCGATCCGGGCCTTCCTGCCGGACGTGCGCGAGCACCTCGGCGGTCAGCTCATCGACGTCCGGTCGCCGGGGGAGTACAGCGGCCAGCTGACGAACATCCCCGACTACCCGCAGGAGGGGACCGTCCGCGGTGGGCACGTCCCCGGGGCGGCGAACGTCCCGTGGGCCCAGGCCGCGGCCGAGGACGGCCGGTTCAAGGACCGCGCCGCGCTGGAGGCCCTCTACACGACCGGTGGCGCGCAGCTCGACCCGACCCGGCCCACGATCGCCTACTGCCGCATCGGCGAACGCTCCAGCCACACGTGGTTCGTCCTGACCCACCTGCTGGGTCTGCCGGAGGTGCGCAACTACGACGGCAGCTGGACCGAGTGGGGCAACGCCGTCCGCGTGCCGATCGCCCTCGGGACCGAGCCGGGCCGGGTGACCCGGTGA